The following nucleotide sequence is from Solanum dulcamara chromosome 7, daSolDulc1.2, whole genome shotgun sequence.
cccttccccggaccctgcgcatagtgggagcttagtgcaccgggctgccccttttGACCTCTTAAACTGGTACTGAAGAGCACAGGTCTCCTCTTTTGACATTTGAAAACTATACTTTTAACTAATCTTTTTATGATATGGGATACTCATTGTTGCATTCCGTTTTAAACATAAATTGCATTCAACATTTGGCACTTCCCATAAAGATCAATATTCCTCTTTCAGGAATTTGAAAGTTGAGGAAAATATGATCGGAAGGAAAACAAATGAAACCAAGTTTGCTGACTCCATAAGAGAGATCTAATAGCTGCCAAATAGGCCTAAAACAGTTGAAACTACTAGTCAGCCACAGAAGTCAGAGGTTGAAGCCGTGCTGACGGCAGAATCATGATACTCCACTGCAATCCAAGGCACAACAGTAGTCTGTGAGgttattgtttttaattttttacatcTTCATTCAATAGATTAGGATAACTTTcacattttttaatccaaatgatCAGAATTAGCTAAAATGAAACTAAAGGTAGTACTTGCTCCAAGATTTTACTCTTCAGCACTTTAACATAGTCAAGAGTCAACATCTCTAATACTGGAGAAACTGTTTGTTCCTTATCTAGTGCAGAGAGTACAACAAATTCGCGGCGGCACTTCAAAATAATGATAACTAACCAAATCATTTTCTACAGAACTCAATAAAGGTAGATAAAACTAATGCATGATTCAACGGACATACCTGTAGCTGAAATTCTGGTAAAGGTAGCTGCCCTTAACTTCACACTGCAAGGGGAAATAATTTCAAAACATCAGTGCAATGAGCCGAAGAAACTCTAAGCCAAACCTACAATAGCGGAAGACGAAATCTGACAACCCCAGTAAGTTGATTCACTCGGAATCAAATCTTTAGTAAAATTTTCTTCCGTTTAATTACACCGGAAACCCATATGAACAGACAGAAGACTATAGTAATTACTGCATGGGGCAAGAAAGCTTTGAAATGCAACATGGGTGAATGAAAAGACTAATCAACAAAACAAAAGTCGAAGCTTCAAATTATTAGGGTCTCCTAAGCAAAAGCAAACTTGAACATCAACAACAAACccaaatcaaaaaagaaaactatGAAGACACCGAGATCAAATTTCATCAACAAAAGATAAAAAGCTAGTAACTTGATTTCAAATTCAGCCAAAAAAGTGGAGATTCAGAGCAAAATAACGGCAGAAATAACCCATGCCAATATGGGTTAGGGTTTCAACTAAAAGGAAAGACTGAAAAGAGGGAGAAAACATAGAATAACAATACAGCTACAAGAAGGAAAAAACAAAAATCTTAGAAAAAATCACAGAAACAATTTGAAGGAGTCTTACCTGAGATGAATGGGGAAAAACAAAAGGagcagagagagagagagcggTGAAgggagaaagttgaaagaagaaGCTAATGATGTGTCCATCGAAGACACCTCTACAAGACACGTAAGTTAAAAATTTAGAATTGCGTATCGATCGGTTCGGTTCGATTTTGGAATTTATTGATTTTACTTATCGGTTATCGATTTGTAAAAATGTTAAACCGTTATAGAACCGTTAAGATATCGGCTTATCGGTTAATGCTTTATCGGTTATTGATCGTCATCGATTCGCATATCAGGTTAACTGTTAACAttacaaattttttaaaattggaaatcatatttttttcagGCATCAGTGCATCTCTTGTCATATTGAGAAAAATCACTGCATAAGATGTCATCAGATGGTTAATACAAGCCAAAATTAATACTTGCTTAATGACTAATCACTGCAGCCAAAAATTTATACAAGCTTCACGAAATCAGATGCAAACAATTCCAGTCTCTAGAAACAAGCTAATTAATCAATAGCAATCAATTAGGTTGCTGATTTGCAGGCAATACGTCCTCAAGTCTTAACAGACTCCTAATTTGCAGGCAATACATGCTCTGATGCTCAAGCCTCAATATTCAACATTCAACACTTCACATTTCACACAGATTTATAGCAATTAATCAGCAACTAGCCAGCTATAAGCTTCAACACAACGGCAGCTCATACAATAGCCATTCAATTAGGCTAATCAACAGCTACAACACAACAACACTCAAAGAAACTGCCCAACAAAAATATCATATTAAAAAGTGAGGCAGTGAGAGActatttgaagttgaaattcaGGAATTAAAAACCACAAAAATGACTGAACCCATAAACAAAAGAGGGAAATATTGAACTTGGGTTGAAATCAGGATAGTTTTCTCATAATCGAACACAAACTTCGTagtgaaatcatgaaattgagtaTTTGAGACTTACCAGGCGCCAGGCGTAGAGAATGAGAAATCGTGAGCTTCAGTTCTGAGTTCTGAGAGTCAATGAAATCGTCACTGAGTAGTGAGCAGTCGAAGTTGAACTCTACTGTAATCTGCAGGACTCTCTCTTTCGGTTTCTATAGCTGTTGGGGTTTTCAGGTTGCACCTCACATTCAGTATATATCACACTAGGACATATATACAAGCAGTAAGCAAGAGAAGTCAACCTTGGCCCAAACGTGTCAAAGAAAATATTGTGTGATCCTTTTCAGGGTGGAACTAGAAATATATATCACCAAGAGGACGATTAGTAAATTCATGGCAATGCTAAATGGAGAATTCAACTTTCCAACTACTCTTATTGTATTTTTGATAAGGTAAGagcattgaaataatgcaacaaaaagTACAATTGAAACCTTTGTACCACTCTACAATTCAGCTACACCACATCAGATGGACTTTCAAATACAAACAAAATAGAAATACTTCATTTAAGTAAACTGGCAGGGCTATTTCCAAGTAAAAACTGAAACTATAGCCCTCATCTTCCCGAGTTTGCAGCCAGTATGAAATTAGAAACTCCAAGAGAGCTCCCTCCAATTATCTAGGCTGGAACAAAGGTGATACTCTCCGTCGAACAACATCCTGCATCTGCTCCACTGTCAGCACAGAAGCTTCAGACTCAAAGTTAGCCTTCTTCAACTGCTGGTGAATCTGTCAAACATGCAGATCAATTTAGAAGAATAATACTTGGTACCACAAGCAAAATAAATAGCTAATTGATGTGGAAATCTAATTTTGTAAGTTCCATCACTTTCATGGAGTTGTAAACTCTGATGACAAAAGCTCATGGTCGACATACTCAATCGCTTCAGATACTTATTTGATTTCCCCTGGTGTTATCAAATCTCTTGATCAAGCAGAGAGTTCATGTTTTTCAATGTTTTGTTTATGAAATTAGCATCTTCATTCATGAGGAAATCGTATTAATATGTAATTAGTCATCATTACCTTCTCAAGTATTGCAGACTGATCATCCATGTGAAAGCTGCGCATGTACTTCAGCATCTCCAGTTGCTGTCAAAATATTTGTATCCACTCTCATTATCACATCTATAACATAATTAATCCTCAAGAGAAAAGATCTATTACCTGCTCATGTAAATTCTGTTGCATCATTAATCTTTCAGCAAACCTATCCGGCCCAAGCTCAGCCTCTTCACAAgccatttcttctcttcatggaaggtaaaataaagaaaaaacaatccTAGTCAGCTACTTTCATAGAATTCAATATTCACTTAATTTGTATTTGAATTGTTAGCAAGAGTAGCCTTAATGGTAAAAGTGCCCTCTATTGAATAAATAAGAGAAATACACTGCTTAAAATTGATATACAGAAATGAGCAAATGCACTGCAACACCCTTAAAGACGGAACATTCTAATCTTACTTTGCAACAAATTCGTAAAATCGAATCATCAGATCTCGATCACTCTCATAGGTTGAGTTTATTTTTCCCAAGCAAGCAAGACCAAATTGTGGATCTGCAACAGAGAAATAAGgaattcccaaaaaaaaaattatatattacaaaATGATATAACTCTATGAAGCATTTTCCCCAAATACTAGATAACACTGCATTTTCACCACTGCAATTTGTATGAAAACTGATTCTTTTCACATTTTCTCACCAATTCCCATCTCTGAAAATATCTCCTCTTGAATAGCAGTTGTAATAGCAATAGCTTCCTgtaattttaaaagaagaagaacagaGGTCAAAATCAATTAGGTATGAAAGTGAAGAAGGAGAATGAATGTTAACCTGTTTGTGATTAACAGCATCCACAATCCTTTGCTTGACATCTGcaaatgatttgattttgaGAATAAAGCAAAGGCGGCATAGACATATATAGTTGAAGAAAAGCAAATGAAGTACCAGTTTGGGAAGTAAGGAAAGCAAAGCGATCAAAGAGATGAAGCAATTCCTCCTTCGATACCATTCTCAACTATTTCTCTTCACTCAACTATGCACCATTTCGATAACATGTTAGCCATGGTGACCACTTATATCCTCCACTAGATTTTGGTTGAGATTAATCCCAAAATATTGCTTCTAAAGATTAATATTGTCAATATTAAAAACatttaatattattacaaaaGCGCCAAAATTACTTCTCAACTCAAATCTTCAAAATCAATGCATAAAtgttattaaaaattaaattgttaACTCGTAAAAGTATTTATAATCTCTTGAAATAAGAGCGAGGGTATGTTTTTCTATTCAAATTATAAAGGTTGTGtaaatccataaaaatacatCTGaagttattaaaaaatataaaggaaaaaatttaatatttcttttaaaagagaATATGTCCAACACTAATTGGATGATTATTCCTAAAGGGTATGACTTTTGTGTGGGTTGGACATGAGACTTTCCATACAAAGTATGATTGGTCAAATAATGAAAAGCATATATTAGAACCAAACAAACAACTGAGATATTATCTTTTTAAGCAGCcgtatgtatttatttatttacaaaatattGGTGGAGGACAATGAAAATAGTGGTGTGGTGAACAAGAACACAAGCCAAAATTGGTGTGAATtactctcttcttcatcttgcTTGTCTTTCTTTGAATGGCTTCACTCTACTTCTCCCCATCGGTTCTCAGTTGTAACGTTAACTTTCGCACCAAATCTCCGATTACAGGATTCAGGAATCAAAAAGTCAGCCTTTTTGTATGTCGAGCAGCCTCCCTCACGTTTGGTGATCTTGATGCGGACGATTTTAGGCATCCTCTTGACAGACAGgtcattcttctttccttttttgctGCAGCTGATGTTGTTTAGGTGTGATATTCATCATGTTTAATTACCTTCACAGAATACGTTACTTTTGAGAGCAATACCTGGTCTCAATGACATTGGAAAAGCCTTACTAGGTAACTCTCTAAAACATTTGTTTATTGTATAAGTCAAGTTTGAACTTTGGATAAAAGTAGGTGGAATTTAACTCGAACATATTTGCTTTATGTGATACATACATGTTGAATTGAAGCCTACCTTTATGTCTAATCTGAAGATGTTATTGCAGGGACTGTTTCAGAGCAAATTATGCTTCTGGAGAACATAGGGACGTCAGTTCTTGTTTCGGAAAATCAGGTTATTCATTTTGCATTTTAGACTGTTTGTTGCGTGATGATTTAATTCATGTAACTGTTAGATCCTTTCGTAGTACTTCTTTGTAATGTTCTGTAGATGCTTAATTATCTGTTAACATAAGATTGTCAACTTCCAATGGATGCCCCTTGTTGATGGATGTTTGCAACGTACTTTACAATTAAAGAATAAAGAGATAAGAGAGATCTTCACTCATCTAACGGATTTAATATGTCTTTCAGCTCCCTGAACTTCATTGCTTAATGGTTGAGGCTGCTAGAATACTCAATACTGAGGCTCCTGACTTGTATATACGTCAAAGTCCTGTACCTAATGCATATACCCTGGCTGTCAGTGGTAAAAAGCCTTTTGTAGTGGTTCATACAAGCCTAGTGGAGCTGCTGAGTCGAAAGGAATTGCAGGTATTCATTTTGTATTTAACTTTCAAATGATTGCTGTTAGTATCTGCTTGTGGTTCTTGTATGCGATTCCAAAGAGAGGCATGTATCAACTTAACTACTGCAAAAGAAAGATTTGCTTGGAATTTTTTTGTTAGTGTATATCCCTATGGCAGGTTTAAGCATTATTTGAAGATCTTAACCTACTTCAATCTGTCTTCTTTTCTTCGTGCATCAAATCATTCTTAGCTAACTTGGGTTATCAAGCTCAGGATGTAATTCTTTTTCCTTTGTCATCCATGGTACCTTAATTTTCTTGTCAAATGAACTCAGCATCTAAAAAACACTCTTTTGTCTTCCATGGTACCTTACTTTTCTTGTCTGTTATGACTTGTAATTTTTGCTGCATGCGTTTGATTTGCCTCTTTTTATGTCATTTGTTATTCCAGGCTGTCTTGGCTCATGAGTTAGGTCATCTGAAATGTGATCATGGTGTGTGGTTGACATTTGCTAATATTCTCACTCTTGGGGCTTATACTGTTCCTGGTATGGGTTACATTCTACTTTACATAACACAGAAATAGTGAAAATGAACATGGAAGTAGCAGATAATCCAGATATTTCTGGTAAAATAACAGTCAAAAAGGTTGCGATGCAAGAGTTAAACTATAGATATCCTAAGTCAATTTAGTAAGTCAATCATGATAGATTATCAGCAACAGAGATTCCAAGAAATATTTGCCCAAATTGTTTGGACATGAACACTGCATGCTAAACGAAGTATCCTTATGTTTTCTATTTAAAATCATCTTTTGTTTGACAGATCGATATTTTTATCTACATCCTGATAGTCTCATGTGtaaccatggaccatggtgaacAAAAAGATTGGTGTTCAGATTTGATGATTCAAAACTAAAAAATCTTGTCCGCAACATATATGTGAGACTTTGTTTGCTATGCTACAAAAGGTTTATGGTTAAGGGCATTAGGGCTCATAGTACATTTTATCTCAATGCTGATATGGAATTCGAACTAAGAAGACCAACCTCCTTTGTACCGTACTCTTTTTGTACCTCGAATGAGGGTCCTCCATATGATGCTAAGGACAGCTGTCTAAAGTGCAAAGGGTAAACTTGGACTCGGATAGGATAGGATGCTTAGTATGCATTTTTGGGGGGCAAAAAGAGGGGCATATTTTAGTTACAAATGAATTTCGAAATCTTTTTACCCACAGGTGTTGGCAGTTTGATTGCTCAAAGACTAGAAGAACAGCTCTTACGCTGGCTTCGAGCAGCAGAACTCACCTGTGATCGTGCAGCACTTCTTGTTGCTCAAGATCCAAAGGTAGAGGAAATCCAAATAGTAAATTCAGTTTAATGGCATTAACAACATCAGAAAATCTTATGCATGAATTTCCTTCTTTTGTCATGCTCCCACAAGAGGTGGTTGTTTCAGTACTAATGAAACTAGCTGGTGGCTGTCCATCTCTATCGGATCAACTGAATGTGGATGCATTCTTAGAGCAAGCTCGATCTTATGACAAAGCATCATCAAGTCCAGTAGGGTGGTATATTAGGTAAAATATAACTGTTATAGGTTTGTCTTGCAAttttcttcaactcttttaacttcaACAAGTTTTTTCACTTTAGAAAAGCTCAAACAAGGCAACTTTCACATCCACTCCCTGTTTTACGTGCACGCGAGATTGATGACTGGTCGAGAAGTAAAGAGTATAGGTCTCTTCTTCAGCGTGCAATACAGGTGAATTCTGTGCAAAAAGTTTAGTGCTGCATGAGAATGAACATTGGAGATGAATACATGTAAATATACAGGTATAGTATATGGTTTACTCTTTATGCACTACTGTCTAGGAATTCAAAGTTTTCTGTTAATGTTTTAGGTACCATCTATTCTTCTTAAAATCTCAGATTGGGATCAGAGGAGTTGTTGCTAAAGGCTGGAGGAGCATTTACTTTGGCTAGGTTTGTATACTTGTACTAGCAAAAGAGGATGCCATTTGAAAAAGGCCTATGGATATAAACCAGGAAAAAGAGCTTCTTGTGTATGGTTTTTACAGTAGATCTAGAGTGGTTCCCCACGACTATCAGCTCGAACCTTATGAATATACATATGTGAAAATCAAGTACTACGTGTTAAGATAAATGTATATTTTACTGCACACTCTCATTGTCTTCTAAATCTTCAAGTTTGTATTGTTCTATAAGGTCTTTGTAGTCTCTTTTATGCATCTTCCTAACATGCATTGTTGTGGCATTAGTAGTGTACAAGTCCAGCTGTTTAGGTGCAGATTTTACGTCGAATATAAACCAACCTCAGCAGTTGAAATGTGTACTTCCGATTATAGTTCAATTGTCAAAGTACTAGCTTTGAGTAAATTTCCTAGGTTAATATAAGGTGAAAGACGAATGATTTGAATTTGTAGTCATGAACTAGGAGTGTATCACCACAAATTTCCTGCATTTGTGCTCAGACCATGAGAAAGGAACTTACAATATTGATGTCTGGCCACATCCAATTTCCTTTCAGAAATTGCTTTAGAAGAACTATTCAAGTACATCACTCATTTTACATAGCATAGAGTAAAGAGCAATAACATTCTACTACTCTACTTTCGTCACATAAAACATCCAGATGTCCAACTGCTACGTTACTCATAGCAacataaaaaaagaaacaattgGGACCAAACTAAAAGGCCAGGAAGATGCTTGAAGAGCCAAAAGATTATTTTCCGCTATACATGAAATCGtgaatctctctctctctacccCCAAAACAATCCCCCAGCACTATCTGCTTCTTGCAAATACAATGCTATGGATGTGAGACCAGAAAATGAGTGAAACAAACATTCTTAGTTACCCACCAAATGACTTCCGCACTAGCAAATTATACAGCAGTTGGATACTTGGGCGGGCAAGAGTCATATTAACCCATAAGGCAAGAACAGCAATCATGAGGATGGAACTTGTGCGTTCAATAAATTTCAGAGCTAAGCCTTCTCCTCTCTACCCTTCTGTTCCTTGTAATTTACTTCAGTTGAATATGAGCTTTAACGTTGGCCTTTCTTTTACTGAATTCTTCAGTGGGGTCTCTTTTGCTTTTTACCCGATTTCTTCTTCTTGGCGCTAGCTCCTCTGCCTCGTTTAAACACAGCTAGAATCTCAATACTGCATCCAGTTAAATTAAAAGATCACCAAAGCAGTCAAAAGAATGAAGCTTTTCAAGCAAAAGCATTTGAGCATCACAATTCACATACCAACAAAGCAAGGGACACgatcttgaaaaaaaaaaaagataacaaTATGCATAAGGAAGAGAATaagaagtttttttaaaaaaaagctaGGGGGaaaactttatatatttaaCAAGAATTATCTATATgtccaaaatagaaaaaaaaaatctttctttttggTTTCTTTAAAGAGCATCTACGGACCCCAGCCTTTCAACCTAATGGTCTTCTGTGATGTTTTTCATTCCCTTGCTATCTCCAATTCCAGTTGAGAGTTATGTTTTCTCAACAATCAGTGACCACCAATGCACAATCTCAAATTTAGAAATGTCCTAACGACAAGCATAGTCAAAATTCGCAAGTCCCTTCAACACATCTAACACTACATTGAGTAGCAATTTCCTGTATTTGTGAGCAATGACAGAGAATCTTCCATCGTCTTCTCCATAGTGGCACAGATATAAACTATGCTGGAAGACCATTCAGAATTTTTTGTGCAGCACAGAGTTTCTTTCTTCAAGCAGATGTGTTTATTATGCATATACATGAAtgacaataataaataatagaaGTTATTTTGTAACCATGTTGGATGAAATTTAATGTTAGTTGAAACAGATGCAAGTTTAAACTTGTCTGTAGGACTAAGGGGAAGGCAAAACCTTTGTGTTCCAGGAAAGAAATTAAAGCCATGGGCTTTATGCAAATGCCATTCCTTACTAGCTAGCAGTGACGAGCAATCCTGCATGAAAAAGGGGCCTATCATCAGCTTCAAGATGACATAGTTCAGTGCCCAAAGTTTTATGGCATCTTATGAACCAAAACCATGATTGAACTGAATGATAGTTCAAACAAATTGTATGAATACACAGAGATCAAAGAGCTGCATCTCAATCTAAATTTTCTAATATGGATTTGAAGGCCACATATACCTCTTTAAAACTTTCCCAACCACAACTAATATAGATAAGCGTTTGTGGCAATGATTGATTTTCCTCATGTACAGTTGTGCTTTCAATTTGAATTGCCGCTTCTCTGGCACGCAGGATCCACGGTCTCTTCTCGTCTTTGACCTTTTCAGGTCTAACATAGCAAATAAACCATAAGTGAATGACGAACATCATCACATGCTGTAGTACATCAATGATCGTGAATTTTCATAACAAATTTAGCAACCTATTTACTTCTTAGAATTTCCTTTCACTCTACCTTTTGGATGTTCTGAGTTCCACTGCTGAGATATGCCGTAGTTCCTTCACCAAGGAAGGGTCCAGTCCTTTCCTCGGAGGGTCAACCACAACAACATCCGATCCCATGAGCCATGAACTAGGTTCCTATACAAGTTGTAAGTTCAAGTGAAACTTATACACAACATCAAAATCATATACAGATATTCAGCATACCAACGGAGTTCTAGGTctggaaaagaaagagaaaaaaaagttgaATCTACACAGACATTGCAAAGTTTCCACCAGTAGAGTTTTCTCCAGAATTGTAGATGTACATGAATGATAAAACAGAAGTGTATTTCTCAGCATCCATATGAACACATAAATAGATTTCAAAAACCATATATTGAAGTGAAATTGCAGACAAGTTTATGCGACAAAAAACAAAGTGGTGCATGTTTGTGATGACATATGTAATTGACTTGTTCAGACTTACTATTGAAGCGTCTGCATGGTGCCAGCTGATATTGCTTTCGACATTTGTAGGCAAGCGCTCCACCGTCTTCTCAAAAGATTGCCTGGACTCTTTGTTAACCTCGACACATTTAACTGACCTGGAAGAAAACAACTTCTTTGGAATCTTGAAGTTTTATGGTTGAAGTTGAGAAAATTGATTGAAAGTGCTTAGAAACTGACTCTGTCCAAATTTAATTGACTTGGTTGACTTTAACGTTCAAAAAATACATTAAAAGAGAAAGTTCAGACACGTTATCTTCAGACAACTTATCAGATCTGAGTTCGCTATAGATGTGTTAAAACTATACCTAGAAAATGTGAACGGGTATTTATCCACAAAAGGGAGAGAAATGAAAATGGTGTAAAAATgtcacatcaaattcaaaacAATGCACAtggaaaaataattgaaataataCGAAGTGATTTTATCAACTGTTAACTTCAATTTTTGAATATGAGAGAATTTTCCAATTCCAGAGAGATTAATCTTTTTGGGACACTAAAACAGACAGTAGGTCAATAAAAGGGGTAGAGGACTATCATCCCGACCTGCATTTCCTTGAAACAGCCAAAGACAACCCAATTACACCAGCTCCTGCATAGAGATCAACAACTGATGCACCTTGAGGGACATATTTCTGTAACTTCCGCAGCAAAGAATCAAAAGCCTGAAGAATgacaaacaaattaattaaaatccaGGGAAAAACGTATAGTAATGGGAAAATTGGTCAAGGTTGTATGGTGGGTaaccaaaataagaaaaaaaaacgaTAATGAGAAATATGCCCCTAGAAAAATGTATGTTCTGTGGCTCAAACCAAGTTTAGTTCATCCTTAAGTGGGCTTAGTGTAAACTAAAATGAGAAAGTAATCATCAACAACATGCCATTGCAAGGTCAGAAGTTGTGGATTGGCCCAAGACAAAGACCAGAACCGGAAGAAGGTGGGAAAAGAACGAAACTAAGTTATTTACCCAAAAGAAGACATGTCCAATGTAAATAATAaagattctattttttttctctgaTAAGTGACATGTAATAAGGATTCATGGATGCTTATTCCAGCCAGGCCTAAAGTTTCTGGAGTACTGAGAACCTTATTCATAGAAGACTCAGGCTGGAAGGATCCATTATCGTGCTTGATCCGTGACATCTGTTCTATGTCTCGTCTGAGCTACTTAAAGTGGAGCTCAAGGAAATGGTAAAAAACATGATTGATCTTTCCtttaagaaaaaacaaataagaTCCATTTTTAGGAGTTATACCCGCGTATTTGCTTGCCCAAAGCTTGATGGAGCCAAAGAGACATCAATCCCTCCAACGTGATCCCAGAAATCTCTTTCCCCTAATAAATGTCTCCATCTGTTTCCAAATATAATCTGCATGCCAGCAAGAAGATATCAACAAACTGTGGCACTCTTATCAAGATATCAAAGTACTGTAGATTAGTTAAATATTAGCAGCGCAGCTAACAAGGTTTAGTGGAATCTGGAAAGGAGAAATCTTGATAAATTTTGCATGCAACAATACATATGGTATTGACGTTTGTTATTCACAATATTTGATCTACTAAAATCTGTATAGTTATCTAAAGCAATCACTGGCTGAACTCTGAAGAAACAAATTAATTTTGAGAAGTCTTAAACTATGATCCAATTGATATAGCTGATATCGTAATAGGTACACTAACAGCAAGTTCTTACGTAGCAAACTGAGGAAGAGTCCTATTTGAGAAAGAAcgttcaaataatttttcatgcataAGATAGGAAATTCACAAGTCTTTCTCATTGACTTTGTTCGAAATCATGGAGAAGTGACAAGAACTTTACCaggttcaaaaaaaatatcatggAGATGTGACAAGTAAAACTACACTGTTCAGTAACTTGTTCAAAGAAAAAGGTACCAATGTACTTCAGTATCTACATTCAAATAATTTTGCAGTTTTGTTGGACAAGACGGTATAGGGAGCACAAAGCCAGGATCACAACATTAAGAATCTGAATGCTTGATGCCATCACCCTCCAGTAACCCTTAATACGAGAAAGTGACAAGAACCATTTGTAATTCTAATGTGTTGTGGTTTTCATTGTCAAGTTGAGACTTCCCTGTTACCAGAAACTTGAATAAAAGCAAAAACTAAAATATCCTCACTTCATGCAACCCCACCAAGGAGCAAGAATATTCTTTTCTCTATGAATCTACTCCCTTCAACATAGGAGCCATATTTCTCATCCATTTCATGGAATGGGAGGCCTATTTCTATGATTGTAGGGTCTTAAATTCATTAGCCAGCCACAAAGCTCCTCCACCAATTTCCTCACTTCTATAAGAAGCTCATATTTAACACGATGAACTACTCTCTTACAATAACTTGAGCTAACAAATTTAACATACCTGCAAGTATGAAGAGAGTATATTTGATAAAATGACAGCATCAAAACCATTAAGTTGTTTTaactttttcatttaaaaaagcTATATGTTTTAGTTGTTTTTTAAGATTA
It contains:
- the LOC129895062 gene encoding uncharacterized protein LOC129895062, which encodes MAVSFFSPAALPIHRITCQATTTTLSTAVPSIAPLPINLNPLAPSLSCALNCTHFQSCSGCTQEYNLHHPVSIDEAIGFFNKLGVKDFSFDTCRLWGWRCRAKLAVRGSSSKPLIGLYEEGTHNIVDIPDCKAHHPNINAAVELLKKGIIELNVEPYDEDQGTGDLRYVQMAVTTHDTSLPIPERYKNGKVQVSLVWNSRSENSANTGKLNALANFLWGSGGPKRKVHLIHSVWANFQTSSNNIIFGNRWRHLLGERDFWDHVGGIDVSLAPSSFGQANTRAFDSLLRKLQKYVPQGASVVDLYAGAGVIGLSLAVSRKCRSVKCVEVNKESRQSFEKTVERLPTNVESNISWHHADASIEPSSWLMGSDVVVVDPPRKGLDPSLVKELRHISAVELRTSKRPEKVKDEKRPWILRAREAAIQIESTTVHEENQSLPQTLIYISCGWESFKEDCSSLLASKEWHLHKAHGFNFFPGTQSIEILAVFKRGRGASAKKKKSGKKQKRPH
- the LOC129895064 gene encoding uncharacterized protein LOC129895064, translating into MVSKEELLHLFDRFAFLTSQTDVKQRIVDAVNHKQEAIAITTAIQEEIFSEMGIDPQFGLACLGKINSTYESDRDLMIRFYEFVAKEEMACEEAELGPDRFAERLMMQQNLHEQQLEMLKYMRSFHMDDQSAILEKIHQQLKKANFESEASVLTVEQMQDVVRRRVSPLFQPR
- the LOC129895063 gene encoding plastoglobule-localized metallopeptidase 48, chloroplastic, encoding MASLYFSPSVLSCNVNFRTKSPITGFRNQKVSLFVCRAASLTFGDLDADDFRHPLDRQNTLLLRAIPGLNDIGKALLGTVSEQIMLLENIGTSVLVSENQLPELHCLMVEAARILNTEAPDLYIRQSPVPNAYTLAVSGKKPFVVVHTSLVELLSRKELQAVLAHELGHLKCDHGVWLTFANILTLGAYTVPGVGSLIAQRLEEQLLRWLRAAELTCDRAALLVAQDPKVVVSVLMKLAGGCPSLSDQLNVDAFLEQARSYDKASSSPVGWYIRKAQTRQLSHPLPVLRAREIDDWSRSKEYRSLLQRAIQVNSVQKV